A window of the Citrus sinensis cultivar Valencia sweet orange chromosome 9, DVS_A1.0, whole genome shotgun sequence genome harbors these coding sequences:
- the LOC102625529 gene encoding probable calcium-binding protein CML21 produces MGGIVGKPESTTSAWMPETKLEAKMVEAMQRRAAEGTALKSFNSIILKFPKIDDSLRNCKAIFEKFDEDSNGTIDHEELKKCFHKLEIKFTEEEINDLFEACDINKDMGMKFNEFIVLLCLVYLLKDDPTALRAKSRMGMPKLEATFETLVDAFVFLDKNKDGYVSRSEMTQAVTESGEGSTGRIAIKRFEEMDWDKNGMVNFKEFLFAFTRWCGVGENEDEEEGEEKN; encoded by the exons ATGGGAGGTATAGTAGGGAAGCCAGAGAGCACTACAAGTGCATGGATGCCAGAAACAAAGCTGGAGGCCAAAATGGTCGAAGCTATGCAACGCAGAGCAGCTGAAGGAACTGCCCTGAAATCTTTCAACagcataattttgaaattcccAAAAATAGATGATAGCTTAAGGAACTGCAAAGctatttttgagaaatttg ATGAGGATTCAAATGGCACAATTGATCATGAAGAGCTTAAGAAGTGTTTCCATAAGctggaaattaaatttactgaAGAGGAAATCAATGATCTCTTTGAAGCCTGTGATATTAACAAGGATATGGGAATGAAGTTCAATGAATTCATCGTACTGCTTTGCCTTGTGTATCTTCTGAAGGATGATCCCACTGCTCTTCGTGCA AAATCGCGGATGGGTATGCCGAAGCTGGAGGCTACTTTTGAAACACTGGTTGATGCATTTGTATTCTTGGACAAGAACAAGGATGGCTATGTCAGCAGAAGTGAGATGACTCAAGCTGTAACTGAATCAGGAGAAGGTTCCACTGGACGAATAGCCATTAAAAGATTTG AAGAGATGGACTGGGATAAAAATGGAATGGTGAACTTCAAGGAATTTCTGTTTGCATTCACTCGTTGGTGTGGAGTCGGCGAGAATGAAGACGAGGAAGAAGGGGAAGAGAAGAATTAA
- the LOC102625059 gene encoding ubiquitin-conjugating enzyme E2-17 kDa, whose translation MASKRINKELKDLQKDPPASCSAGPVADDMFHWQATIMGPSDSPFAGGVFLVSIHFPPDYPFKPPKVAFRTKVFHPNINSNGSICLDILKEQWSPALTISKVLLSICSLLTDPNPDDPLVPEIAHMYKTDRAKYETTARSWTQKYAMG comes from the exons ATGGCTTCAAAACGGATCAACAAGGAGTTGAAGGACCTACAGAAGGACCCTCCTGCTTCTTGTAGCGCTG GCCCTGTTGCTGATGACATGTTCCATTGGCAAGCAACAATTATGGGCCCATCAGACAGCCCATTTGCTGGGGGTGTATTTCTTGTATCCATTCATTTCCCACCTGATTATCCATTCAAGCCACCGAAG GTGGCCTTCCGTACTAAGGTTTTCCACCCTAACATCAACAGCAATGGTAGCATCTGTCTTGACATTCTCAAGGAGCAGTGGAGCCCTGCTTTGACAATATCCAAG GTACTTCTGTCAATTTGCTCACTACTTACTGATCCGAACCCAGATGACCCACTTGTGCCTGAGATTGCTCACATGTACAAGACTGACAGAGCCAAATATGAGACTACTGCTCGATCCTGGACTCAGAAGTATGCCATGGGTTAA
- the LOC102624765 gene encoding phosphatidylinositol/phosphatidylcholine transfer protein SFH13, producing MSGLEILGANDEIRERRSDFENSEDERRRSRIGSLKKKAINASNKFTHSLKRRGKRKIDYRVPSVPIEDVRDEREESAVLELRQKLLERDLLPPRQDDYHTLLRFLKAREFNIERTIQMWEEMLIWRKEYGTDTILEDFEFEELEEVLQYYPQGYHGVDKEGRPVYIELLGKAHPSRLMRITTVDRYLKYHVQEFERALLERFPACSVAAKRRICSTTTILDVQGLGMKHFTRTAANLLAAVAKVDNCYYPETLHQMFIVNAGPGFKKMLWPAAQKFLDPKSIAKIHVLEPKSLGKLLEVIDASQLPDFLGGSCTCSVEGGCLRSNKGPWNEPEIMKLVHNAGATVVRQVSRVHDDRQKFDSYIHIRPVKGRTSDTLTAESGSDVDDHCSTSGRRSSAPCLAPVHEEARDPNAYYSCEDNFTLAEKSVKNDRFRNSPKQSIRSNDVGDISCDAISNSEGSSVVHLFNMVKEKFEGGNIQGVARMLLSFMVRIFAIFGSLQLIWRRQNDIHPSNLLEENTNSHLPAVEAVNEEDLVVPCIERLQKLEKAYEELRHKPAAIPLEKEQMLVESLQRIKSVESDLEKTKKVLHATVVKQHEIAEALENLRQSKFHQRRLFC from the exons ATGTCAG GTCTAGAAATTCTTGGTGCCAATGATGAAATTAGAGAGAGAAGATCAGATTTTGAGAACTCTGAAGATGAGAGACGGCGATCAAGAATTGGCAGTCTCAAGAAGAAGGCAATAAATGCTTCGAATAAGTTCACCCATTCTCTTAAAAGaagagggaaaagaaaaattgattacAGGGTTCCTTCGGTTCCCATAGAGGATGTAAGGGATGAAAGAGAGGAGAGTGCTGTTCTTGAATTGCGTCAAAAACTCCTTGAAAGAGATTTGTTGCCTCCTAGGCAAGACGATTATCATACTTTATTGAG ATTTTTGAAAGCTAGAGAATTTAATATTGAGAGAACAATTCAGATGTGGGAGGAAATGCTTATTTGGAGGAAAGAGTATGGCACAGACACCATATTGGAG GATTTTGAGTTTGAGGAGCTGGAGGAAGTCTTGCAATATTACCCTCAAGGATACCATGGAGTTGATAAGGAAGGACGGCCAGTTTACATTGAGTTGCTTGGGAAAGCTCATCCAAGTAGGCTAATGCGTATCACCACCGTAGATCGATATTTGAAGTACCATGTCCAAGAGTTTGAGAGGGCGTTACTCGAAAGATTCCCTGCTTGTTCTGTTGCAGCCAAACGACGTATCTGTTCAACAACTACTATATTGGATGTACAGGGCTTG GGAATGAAGCATTTTACTCGGACAGCTGCAAATCTCTTAGCTGCCGTGGCGAAAGTAGACAATTGCTACTACCCAGAG ACATTACACCAGATGTTCATTGTCAATGCTGGTCCTGGATTCAAAAAGATGCTTTGGCCTGCCGCACAAAAGTTTCTTGATCCAAAGAGTATCGCAAAGATACAT GTTCTGGAACCTAAATCTCTTGGTAAACTGCTGGAAGTTATTGATGCGag TCAATTGCCAGACTTCTTGGGTGGTTCATGCACCTGTTCTGTGGAAGGAGGGTGCCTTAGGTCTAATAAAGGTCCTTGGAATGAGCCTGAAATAATGAAG CTTGTACATAATGCAGGAGCAACAGTTGTGAGGCAAGTCTCAAGAGTGCATGATGACCGACAGAAATTTGACTCGTATATTCACATACGTCCAGTAAAG GGAAGAACTAGTGACACATTGACAGCAGAATCAGGGTCAGATGTTGATGATCATTGTTCTACCAGTGGGCGAAGAAGTTCTGCTCCCTGCTTGGCTCCTGTTCATGAAGAA GCAAGGGATCCAAATGCCTACTACAGTTGCGAGGATAATTTCACTCTTGCTGAGAAATCTGTGAAAAATGATCGATTCAGAAACTCTCCAAAGCAATCAATTAGATCCAATGATGTGGGGGACATTTCTTGTGATGCAATATCAAATTCAGAAG GTTCTTCAGTCGTGCATTTGTTCAACATGGTGAAGGAAAAATTTGAGGGAGGGAATATCCAGGGCGTAGCGAGAATGCTACTATCTTTCATGGTCAGAATATTTGCAATTTTTGGCAGTTTACAGTTAATATGGAGAAGGCAGAATGACATTCATCCATCTAATTTGTTGGAAGAAAACACAAATAGCCATCTCCCGGCTGTTGAAGCTGTGAATGAGGAAGACCTTGTCGTTCCATGCATAGAGCGTCTTCAGAAACTGGAGAAGGCATATGAGGAACTTAGACACAAGCCAGCTGCAATCCCTTTGGAGAAGGAGCAGATGCTTGTGGAATCTCTCCAAAGGATCAAGTCTGTTGAGTCTGACCtcgagaaaacaaaaaaa GTATTACATGCAACTGTGGTAAAGCAGCATGAGATTGCTGAAGCGCTAGAAAATTTAAGACAATCTAAATTTCAT CAAAGAAGATTGTTCTGTTGA